In one Macaca fascicularis isolate 582-1 chromosome 6, T2T-MFA8v1.1 genomic region, the following are encoded:
- the CCNB1 gene encoding G2/mitotic-specific cyclin-B1: MALRVTRNSKINAENKAKISMAGAKRVPTAPAATSKPGLRPRTALGDIGNKVSEQLQAKMPMKKEVKPSATGKVIDKKLPKPLEKVPMLVPVPVSEPVPQPEPEPEPEPVKEEKLSPEPILVDTPSPSPMETSGCAPAEEDLCQAFSDVILAVNDVDAEDGADPNLCSEYVKDIYAYLRQLEEEQAVRPKYLLGREVTGNMRAILIDWLVQVQMKFRLLQETMYMTVSIIDRFMQNNCVPKKMLQLVGVTAMFIASKYEEMYPPEIGDFAFVTDNTYTKHQIRQMEMKILRALNFGLGRPLPLHFLRRASKIGEVDVEQHTLAKYLMELTMLDYDMVHFPPSQIAAGAFCLALKILDNGEWTPTLQHYLSYTEESLLLVMQHLAKNIVMVNQGLTKHMTVKNKYATSKHAKISTLPQLNSALVQDLAKAVAKV; this comes from the exons ATGGCGCTCCGAGTCACCAGG AACTCGAAAATTAATGCTGAAAATAAGGCGAAGATCAGCATGGCAGGCGCAAAGCGCGTTCCTACGGCCCCTGCTGCAACCTCCAAGCCCGGATTGAGGCCAAGAACAGCTCTTGGGGACATTGGTAACAAAGTCAGTGAACAACTGCAGGCCAAAATGCCTATGAAGAAG GAAGTAAAACCTTCAGCTACTGGAAAAGTTATTGATAAAAAACTACCAAAACCTCTTGAAAAGGTACCTATGCTGGTGCCAGTGCCAGTGTCTGAGCCAGTGCCACAGCCAGAACCTGAGCCAGAACCTGAGcctgttaaagaagaaaaactttcgCCTGAGCCTATTTTG GTCGATACTCCCTCTCCAAGCCCAATGGAAACATCTGGATGTGCCCCTGCAGAAGAAGACCTGTGTCAGGCTTTCTCTGATGTAATTCTTGCAGTAAATGATGTGGATGCAGAAGATGGAGCCGATCCAAACCTTTGTAGTGAATATGTGAAAGATATTTATGCTTATCTGAGACAACTTGAG GAAGAGCAAGCAGTCAGACCAAAATACCTACTGGGTCGGGAAGTCACTGGAAACATGAGAGCCATTCTAATTGACTGGCTAGTACAGGTTCAAATGAAATTCAGGTTGTTGCAGGAGACCATGTACATGACTGTCTCCATTATTGATCGGTTCATGCAG AATAATTGTGTGCCCAAGAAGATGCTGCAGCTGGTTGGTGTCACTGCCATGTTCATTGCAAGCAAATATGAAGAAATGTACCCTCCAGAAATTGGTGACTTTGCTTTTGTGACTGACAATACTTACACTAAGCACCAAATCAGACAGATGGAAATGAAGATTCTAAGAGCTTTAAACTTTGGTCTGGGTCGGCCTCTACCTTTGCACTTCCTTCGGAGAGCATCTAAGATTGGAGAG GTTGATGTTGAGCAACATACTTTGGCCAAATACCTGATGGAACTAACTATGTTGGACTATGATATGGTGCACTTTCCTCCTTCTCAAATTGCAGCAGGAGCTTTTTGCTTAGCACTGAAAATTCTGGATAATGGTGAATGG ACACCAACTCTACAGCATTACCTGTCATATACTGAAGAATCTCTTCTTCTGGTTATGCAGCACCTGGCTAAGAATATAGTCATGGTAAATCAAGGACTTACAAAGCACATG ACTGTCAAGAACAAGTATGCCACGTCGAAGCATGCTAAGATCAGCACTCTACCACAGCTGAATTCTGCACTAGTTCAAGATTTAGCCAAGGCTGTGGCAAAGGTGTAA